Proteins encoded in a region of the Nitrospiria bacterium genome:
- a CDS encoding YifB family Mg chelatase-like AAA ATPase, translating to MIAKIRSSAVIGLDALLVDVELDVAMGLPMFTIVGLPDAAIKESKDRVRAALKNTGFNFPVKKITVNLAPADVKKEGSAFDLPMALGVLAAEGILEPESVKNYLVVGELSLDGRIKSIRGALSIAVAVKGAGLREMILPAENANEAAVVEGVHVYGVETLPQVVEFLNRNQSIIPVAVNLREIFSENAVYSDDFMDVKGQEHAKRAIEVAAAGGHNLLMIGPPGSGKTMLAKRLPSILPAMSFDEAIETTKVHSIAGLLPERQPLLAARPFRSPHHTISDAGLIGGGHVPKPGEVSLAHNGVLFLDELPEFRRNVLEVLRQPIEDGRVTISRATASLSYPAQFMLIAAMNPCQCGFFTDPAHACVCTPLQIQRYRAKVSGPLLDRIDIHVEVPAVPFRDLSAERVREDSTTIRKRVSQARRLQQERYQNDGIYCNAQLRPRQLKKYCVLDEAGRKLIELAMNKLGLSARAYNRILKVARTIADLEVKERIEPPHVSEAIQYRTLDRRGIA from the coding sequence ATGATCGCCAAAATACGGAGCAGCGCCGTCATCGGTCTGGATGCCCTTCTCGTGGATGTGGAATTGGACGTGGCCATGGGTCTTCCGATGTTCACAATCGTAGGACTGCCGGATGCCGCCATTAAAGAAAGCAAGGATCGCGTCCGGGCCGCGCTCAAGAACACCGGATTTAATTTTCCCGTGAAAAAAATCACGGTCAACCTGGCTCCGGCCGATGTCAAGAAAGAGGGCTCGGCTTTTGACCTGCCGATGGCTCTTGGAGTTTTGGCGGCCGAGGGAATCCTGGAACCGGAGTCGGTCAAGAACTATCTCGTGGTTGGGGAGCTGTCGCTCGACGGGCGGATCAAATCGATTCGGGGCGCCCTGTCGATCGCGGTTGCCGTAAAAGGAGCCGGGCTGAGGGAGATGATTCTTCCGGCTGAGAATGCGAACGAGGCGGCCGTGGTGGAGGGCGTCCATGTTTACGGCGTGGAGACGTTGCCTCAGGTGGTTGAGTTTTTAAACCGGAATCAATCCATCATTCCGGTCGCGGTTAACCTTCGGGAGATTTTTTCGGAGAACGCCGTATACAGCGATGATTTCATGGATGTGAAGGGACAGGAGCATGCCAAGCGCGCCATCGAGGTGGCCGCCGCGGGCGGCCATAACCTCCTAATGATCGGCCCGCCCGGCTCCGGGAAGACGATGCTCGCGAAGCGTCTCCCGTCGATCCTGCCCGCGATGAGTTTCGACGAGGCCATCGAAACGACCAAGGTCCATTCCATCGCCGGCCTTCTTCCTGAACGACAACCCCTGCTGGCGGCCCGTCCGTTCCGCTCTCCCCACCATACTATCTCGGACGCCGGGTTGATCGGGGGCGGCCATGTGCCGAAGCCGGGCGAGGTCAGCCTGGCCCACAACGGCGTGCTCTTCTTGGATGAATTGCCGGAGTTCCGGAGAAACGTCCTGGAAGTTTTGCGTCAGCCGATCGAGGACGGACGCGTCACGATCTCGCGTGCGACCGCCTCCTTATCGTACCCCGCCCAGTTTATGCTGATCGCCGCGATGAATCCCTGCCAGTGCGGTTTCTTTACCGATCCGGCTCATGCCTGTGTTTGTACCCCGCTGCAGATCCAGCGCTATCGCGCCAAGGTCTCCGGCCCCCTGCTCGACCGCATCGATATCCACGTGGAAGTGCCGGCGGTTCCCTTCCGGGATCTGTCGGCGGAGCGTGTGAGGGAGGATTCGACCACGATCCGCAAACGTGTCAGCCAGGCGCGCCGATTACAGCAGGAGCGGTATCAGAACGACGGAATATATTGTAACGCGCAGCTGCGGCCCCGGCAACTCAAGAAGTATTGTGTACTTGATGAAGCCGGACGGAAACTGATCGAGCTGGCCATGAACAAACTGGGACTGTCGGCCCGGGCCTACAATCGGATCTTGAAGGTCGCTCGGACGATCGCCGATTTGGAGGTCAAGGAACGGATCGAACCGCCGCACGTCTCAGAGGCGATCCAGTACCGCACCCTCGACCGCAGGGGCATTGCGTAA
- a CDS encoding PilZ domain-containing protein → MKNRRQNPRLTIMGMVRVRLPGDSKAVEAYLANISRGGIGIYLHKKTRVGEKLRIAVPSKDKDDQEEEFGAEVAWISRAGELYMVGVRFESMTKDKYHAVLTSLFS, encoded by the coding sequence ATGAAAAATCGACGACAGAATCCGCGGCTGACCATTATGGGGATGGTCCGGGTCCGGTTGCCGGGCGATTCAAAAGCCGTGGAAGCCTATCTGGCCAATATCAGCCGGGGGGGCATCGGGATCTATCTTCATAAAAAGACCCGAGTCGGAGAGAAACTCCGGATTGCGGTTCCATCGAAAGACAAAGATGACCAGGAAGAGGAATTCGGTGCCGAGGTGGCCTGGATCTCCCGTGCCGGAGAACTTTACATGGTGGGTGTCCGGTTTGAGAGCATGACCAAAGATAAATATCACGCCGTTCTGACAAGCCTCTTTTCATAA
- a CDS encoding PilZ domain-containing protein, translating to MDNSLLNNTHNAKISQRRQHLRLTAMGVVTLTVQGEEPQEAYLASIGRGGFGVYLHRPVKVKQLVVMTLKLIEGDQDGQELKVAARIRWAKSAGQLYMVGLQFEPMSDQRYSQLLRHLNVMEELQLP from the coding sequence ATGGATAACTCCCTTCTGAACAATACGCACAACGCCAAAATATCCCAGCGACGGCAACATCTGCGCCTGACCGCAATGGGCGTGGTGACGTTGACCGTGCAGGGCGAAGAGCCGCAGGAAGCCTATCTTGCCAGCATCGGCCGCGGAGGGTTCGGCGTCTATCTGCACCGTCCGGTTAAGGTTAAACAACTTGTGGTCATGACACTCAAACTGATCGAAGGAGACCAGGACGGACAGGAATTGAAGGTCGCGGCGCGCATTCGGTGGGCCAAGTCGGCGGGCCAGCTTTATATGGTCGGGCTCCAGTTTGAACCGATGTCGGATCAACGCTACAGCCAGCTATTGAGGCATCTCAATGTCATGGAGGAATTACAATTGCCATAG
- a CDS encoding PBP1A family penicillin-binding protein codes for MPYEGKHEKDKIFPAIEYEGPSKPKWSWKIRLLIIAVALAILGAGGLGGILWYFSRDLPSIETLREYQPSLVTKVYGEDRQLIGQFYIERRVVVSFSQMPPDLLHAIIAVEDSRFYEHKGIDPLGILRALLTNIETLRLRQGASTITQQLARSLFLSSEKSLKRKIKEALLAWKMEKVLTKDEILELYLNQIYFGHGAYGVQSAARTYFGKNVEQLNLAEVAFLAGLPRAPTEYSPYINPERAKQRQGVVLRRMVEEGFITEDQFRRVYRQDLYFHKLEKEEEVAPYFMEYLRQNLSATYGENMVYKGGLSVYTTLNLVLQKAATQALQEGLRDLDKRQGYRGPIAHKSPKELAQDLETGAGIMGMAVVNEGDVIDGVVTAVDEQGATVVAAGRTGRISPDGMAWAKKRLKGPDLLKDVETNPNAKPSGILHVGDVIRVKIRRLDARAKTAVFSLDQDPVVEGALIALDPRTGAIKAMVGGYDFKRSEFNRALSARRQPGSAFKPIIYATAIERGFTPATIMVDSPVVFVDEEQQKVWRPENYESRFYGPISLREALAHSRNLATVKLLDRVGIKNVVEFAKRVGITSPLTPDLSMALGSSSMTLIELASAYGVFANEGVYVEPMAVLSVVDSSGRILEEHEPVANEVIAKETAYVITNMMEDVIQKGTGWRAKVLGRPLAGKTGTTNDFTDAWFVGFAPNLVAGVWVGFDDVRSLGDREAGASAALPVWINFMRAAFDVIPEMTFPIPENVVFAKIDPQTGLLAPEGADDGVIEIFVKGTEPTKVSHPQPKPAEFFRIDAGNG; via the coding sequence GTGCCGTACGAAGGCAAACACGAAAAAGACAAGATCTTTCCAGCGATCGAGTATGAAGGACCGTCGAAGCCAAAGTGGTCCTGGAAGATCAGGCTGCTGATTATCGCGGTCGCCCTGGCGATTCTCGGGGCGGGCGGTCTGGGCGGGATCCTTTGGTATTTTTCGAGGGATCTTCCGTCCATCGAAACCCTGCGCGAGTACCAGCCGAGCCTCGTGACCAAGGTTTATGGAGAGGATCGCCAGCTCATCGGGCAGTTTTATATCGAGCGACGCGTCGTCGTTTCGTTCAGCCAGATGCCGCCGGATCTTCTCCACGCGATTATCGCGGTGGAGGATTCGCGTTTTTATGAACACAAGGGCATCGACCCGCTGGGCATTCTTCGCGCTCTATTGACCAACATTGAGACCCTCCGCCTCCGTCAGGGGGCCAGCACGATCACACAACAACTGGCTCGTTCGCTCTTCCTGTCGTCCGAGAAAAGCCTCAAGCGAAAGATCAAAGAGGCGCTGCTGGCCTGGAAAATGGAGAAGGTCCTGACCAAGGACGAAATCTTGGAGTTGTATCTGAACCAGATCTATTTCGGGCACGGCGCCTACGGGGTCCAGTCCGCGGCCCGGACCTATTTTGGCAAGAACGTGGAACAGCTCAACCTGGCCGAGGTGGCCTTCCTGGCCGGCCTGCCGCGCGCTCCGACGGAATACTCTCCCTACATCAATCCCGAACGCGCCAAACAACGTCAGGGCGTCGTCCTGCGCCGTATGGTGGAGGAGGGTTTCATTACCGAAGATCAATTCCGCCGTGTCTACCGACAAGACCTCTATTTTCACAAACTCGAAAAAGAAGAAGAGGTCGCACCCTACTTTATGGAATACCTTCGCCAGAATCTGAGCGCGACGTACGGTGAGAACATGGTCTATAAAGGAGGTCTCAGTGTTTATACCACATTGAACCTCGTGCTCCAGAAAGCGGCCACGCAGGCCCTCCAGGAAGGCCTCCGCGACTTGGATAAACGCCAGGGCTATCGCGGCCCGATTGCGCACAAGAGTCCCAAGGAACTGGCTCAGGATCTCGAAACCGGCGCCGGAATCATGGGAATGGCCGTGGTCAATGAAGGGGACGTGATCGACGGGGTGGTCACGGCCGTGGACGAGCAAGGAGCCACCGTCGTTGCGGCCGGCCGGACCGGCCGGATTTCCCCCGACGGCATGGCTTGGGCCAAGAAGAGGCTGAAGGGGCCGGACCTCCTCAAAGATGTCGAGACGAACCCCAACGCCAAGCCGTCCGGTATCCTACATGTCGGCGATGTGATCCGCGTCAAGATTCGAAGGCTCGATGCCCGCGCCAAAACGGCCGTCTTCAGCCTAGATCAAGATCCGGTGGTGGAAGGCGCGTTGATCGCTCTGGATCCGAGAACGGGCGCGATCAAGGCCATGGTCGGAGGGTACGATTTTAAGCGGAGCGAGTTTAACCGGGCCCTCTCGGCCCGTCGCCAGCCGGGCTCGGCTTTCAAGCCGATCATCTACGCCACGGCGATCGAGCGCGGGTTCACACCGGCCACGATCATGGTGGACTCGCCGGTCGTGTTTGTCGATGAGGAACAGCAGAAGGTCTGGCGTCCGGAGAATTACGAATCCCGGTTTTATGGCCCCATCAGCCTGCGGGAAGCCCTGGCCCATTCGAGGAATTTGGCGACCGTGAAATTGCTGGACCGCGTGGGCATCAAAAATGTGGTGGAATTCGCCAAGCGCGTGGGCATCACCAGTCCGCTGACGCCGGATCTGTCGATGGCGCTCGGTTCATCGAGCATGACCCTGATCGAACTTGCCTCGGCCTACGGTGTTTTCGCCAATGAAGGGGTTTACGTGGAACCGATGGCGGTTCTGTCCGTTGTGGATTCGTCCGGCCGAATTCTGGAAGAGCACGAGCCGGTGGCGAACGAGGTGATTGCAAAGGAAACCGCGTATGTGATCACCAACATGATGGAGGATGTGATTCAGAAGGGGACGGGATGGCGAGCCAAAGTGCTGGGTCGTCCCCTGGCCGGAAAGACGGGAACGACGAACGATTTCACGGATGCCTGGTTCGTCGGATTTGCCCCGAATCTTGTGGCGGGTGTCTGGGTGGGGTTCGACGATGTCCGATCGTTGGGCGATCGTGAGGCCGGCGCTTCGGCGGCGCTGCCGGTCTGGATCAATTTCATGCGGGCGGCGTTCGACGTGATACCTGAAATGACCTTTCCGATTCCGGAAAATGTGGTGTTCGCCAAGATCGATCCGCAGACGGGTCTGCTCGCCCCGGAAGGGGCCGATGACGGTGTGATCGAGATCTTTGTGAAGGGCACCGAGCCCACGAAAGTGTCGCATCCTCAGCCCAAGCCCGCCGAGTTTTTTCGAATTGATGCGGGTAATGGGTAG